One Fundulus heteroclitus isolate FHET01 chromosome 1, MU-UCD_Fhet_4.1, whole genome shotgun sequence genomic window carries:
- the lima1a gene encoding LIM domain and actin-binding protein 1a isoform X2, whose protein sequence is MEAKPGRDVEEADAAAAAEVSDMEKPSVPINSLKMMFERGETPDKGSREQTSRGNNSANMDQLLGDGGLAESTPLRDRMALYKAAVSKQEVASDHLDGFCGKQKENVPPYSLEMSPESEPNRRVFTSESNGSAPGTPSSSQRDASQAKTPKSFHLPVRETCVSCQKTVYPLERLVANKNVFHSSCFRCSHCNTKLSLVNYASLHNNIYCKPHFSQLFKAKGNYDEGFGHRPHKELWESKGEGEETPPQSGSGTKAQSPASDQESPSVEDSPLAKVVVLTATMEALGQATPEKADKPAETRRLKISWPPRTEAEDTPGRGGAADGGSATKPIKAKWPPEEESPSSPPEPSRASPSMLQSSSLKERSVAFSGAGRRSPPPAEESDASTRGQRHHDSAAEEEQEMKSDTAEEEEVEQMEEEEAKGEESLAEPKSVSSPEDDVEASRSSQDVGFWDSDEVEEVEKEEERRRRRRRRRRRSRRC, encoded by the exons ATGGAGGCGAAGCCCggcagagacgtggaggaggccgacgcagcagcagcagccgaggTGTCTGACATGGAGAAACCCAGCGTTCCCATCAACAGCCTGAAGATGATGTTTGAGAGAGGAGAAACCCCCGATAAG GGATCCAGAGAGCAGACGAGTCGTGGAAACAACTCTGCAAACATGGACCAGCTGCTAGGAG ATGGAGGTCTGGCTGAATCCACGCCCCTCCGGGATCGGATGGCTCTCTACAAAGCTGCCGTCTCCAAGCAGGAAGTGGCT agcGATCATCTGGACGGGTTCTGTGGAAAACAGAAGGAGAACGTCCCGCCGTATTCTCTGGAAATG AGTCCGGAGTCTGAGCCGAACAGGAGAGTCTTTACCTCGGAAAGCAACG GTTCTGCCCCGGGGACGCCATCCTCCAGTCAGAGAGACGCCTCTCAGGCAAAGACCCCCAAA AGCTTCCACCTGCCTGTGAGGGAGACCTGCGTGTCGTGTCAGAAGACGGTTTATCCGCTGGAGAGGCTGGTGGCCAACAAGAACGTGTTCCACAGCTCCTGCTTCCGCTGCTCGCACTGCAACACCAAGCTGAG tcTGGTGAACTACGCCTCTCTGCACAACAACATCTACTGCAAGCCTCACTTCTCTCAGCTCTTCAAGGCCAAAGGCAACTACGACGAGGGCTTCGGCCACCGGCCCCACAAGGAGCTGTGGGAGAGCAAAGGCGAGGGAGAGGAGACCCCCCCCCAGTCCGGCTCCGGCACCAAGGCCCAGAGCCCCGCCTCGGACCAGGAGAGCCCCAGCGTGGAGGACTCCCCCCTGGCCAAGGTGGTGGTCCTGACCGCCACCATGGAGGCTCTGGGCCAGGCCACGCCGGAGAAGGCCGACAAACCGGCAGAGACCCGGCGGCTGAAGATCTCCTGGCCCCCCCGCACCGAGGCGGAGGACACGCCCGGCCGCGGCGGGGCCGCCGACGGGGGCTCCGCCACCAAGCCCATCAAAGCCAAGTGGCCCCCGGAGGAGGAGTCTCCATCCTCGCCCCCCGAGCCGAGCAGAGCGTCTCCCTCTATGCTGCAGAGCTCGTCCCTGAAGGAGCGCAGCGTCGCCTTCTCTGGGGCCGGCAGGCGGAgtcctcctcctgcagaggaGTCCGACGCCTCCACCAGGGGGCAGCGTCACCACGACAGCGccgcagaggaggagcaggagatgAAGAGCGACAcggctgaggaggaggaggtggagcagatggaggaggaggaagcgaAGGGCGAGGAGAGCCTGGCGGAGCCGAAGTCCGTCTCCTCCCCTGAAGACGACGTGGAGGCCAGCCGGTCGTCCCAGGATGTGGGCTTCTGGGACAGCGACgaggtggaggaggtggagaaggaggaggagagaaggaggaggaggaggaggagaaggaggaggagcaggaggtgCTGA
- the lima1a gene encoding LIM domain and actin-binding protein 1a isoform X1 yields the protein MASVAPFSRRQWASQSLRVTAKELSIVSSRGKSTAIAERFSKYQMAAEEGSAERKKTAVEPCQLPGGNLSVLKKRWEQQQSSNHRAPPHHPAVTRTHSSSSPLARGAPSSLIQTQTKVLRAAGSSLDQDTAPEVQRRSEARADQLTEEPEDRTEMEAKPGRDVEEADAAAAAEVSDMEKPSVPINSLKMMFERGETPDKGSREQTSRGNNSANMDQLLGDGGLAESTPLRDRMALYKAAVSKQEVASDHLDGFCGKQKENVPPYSLEMSPESEPNRRVFTSESNGSAPGTPSSSQRDASQAKTPKSFHLPVRETCVSCQKTVYPLERLVANKNVFHSSCFRCSHCNTKLSLVNYASLHNNIYCKPHFSQLFKAKGNYDEGFGHRPHKELWESKGEGEETPPQSGSGTKAQSPASDQESPSVEDSPLAKVVVLTATMEALGQATPEKADKPAETRRLKISWPPRTEAEDTPGRGGAADGGSATKPIKAKWPPEEESPSSPPEPSRASPSMLQSSSLKERSVAFSGAGRRSPPPAEESDASTRGQRHHDSAAEEEQEMKSDTAEEEEVEQMEEEEAKGEESLAEPKSVSSPEDDVEASRSSQDVGFWDSDEVEEVEKEEERRRRRRRRRRRSRRC from the exons ATGGCCTCCGTTGCACCGTTCAGCCGCAGGCAGTGGGCGTCGCAGTCGCTGAGGGTCACCGCCAAAGAGCTGTCCATCGTCTCCAGTCGGGGCAAAAGCACCGCCATCGCAGAACGCTTCTCcaa GTACCAGATGGCAGCAGAGGAGGGAAgtgcagagaggaaaaaaacg GCGGTGGAACCGTGTCAGTTGCCTGGTGGAAATCTGAGTGTTTTAAAGAAACGTTGGGAGCAGCAGCAGTCTTCCAACCACAGAGCTCCACCTCACCACCCCGCTGTCACTCGCACCCACAGCAGTTCATCGCCGCTCGCCAGAGGCGCGCCTTCCTCTTTGATCCAGACCCAAACCAAGGTGCTGAGAGCTGCAGGATCCTCTCTGGACCAGGACACAGCGCCGGAGGTGCAGCGCCGTTCTGAGGCCAGAGCCGACCAGCTGACGGAGGAGCCGGAGGATCGGACGGAGATGGAGGCGAAGCCCggcagagacgtggaggaggccgacgcagcagcagcagccgaggTGTCTGACATGGAGAAACCCAGCGTTCCCATCAACAGCCTGAAGATGATGTTTGAGAGAGGAGAAACCCCCGATAAG GGATCCAGAGAGCAGACGAGTCGTGGAAACAACTCTGCAAACATGGACCAGCTGCTAGGAG ATGGAGGTCTGGCTGAATCCACGCCCCTCCGGGATCGGATGGCTCTCTACAAAGCTGCCGTCTCCAAGCAGGAAGTGGCT agcGATCATCTGGACGGGTTCTGTGGAAAACAGAAGGAGAACGTCCCGCCGTATTCTCTGGAAATG AGTCCGGAGTCTGAGCCGAACAGGAGAGTCTTTACCTCGGAAAGCAACG GTTCTGCCCCGGGGACGCCATCCTCCAGTCAGAGAGACGCCTCTCAGGCAAAGACCCCCAAA AGCTTCCACCTGCCTGTGAGGGAGACCTGCGTGTCGTGTCAGAAGACGGTTTATCCGCTGGAGAGGCTGGTGGCCAACAAGAACGTGTTCCACAGCTCCTGCTTCCGCTGCTCGCACTGCAACACCAAGCTGAG tcTGGTGAACTACGCCTCTCTGCACAACAACATCTACTGCAAGCCTCACTTCTCTCAGCTCTTCAAGGCCAAAGGCAACTACGACGAGGGCTTCGGCCACCGGCCCCACAAGGAGCTGTGGGAGAGCAAAGGCGAGGGAGAGGAGACCCCCCCCCAGTCCGGCTCCGGCACCAAGGCCCAGAGCCCCGCCTCGGACCAGGAGAGCCCCAGCGTGGAGGACTCCCCCCTGGCCAAGGTGGTGGTCCTGACCGCCACCATGGAGGCTCTGGGCCAGGCCACGCCGGAGAAGGCCGACAAACCGGCAGAGACCCGGCGGCTGAAGATCTCCTGGCCCCCCCGCACCGAGGCGGAGGACACGCCCGGCCGCGGCGGGGCCGCCGACGGGGGCTCCGCCACCAAGCCCATCAAAGCCAAGTGGCCCCCGGAGGAGGAGTCTCCATCCTCGCCCCCCGAGCCGAGCAGAGCGTCTCCCTCTATGCTGCAGAGCTCGTCCCTGAAGGAGCGCAGCGTCGCCTTCTCTGGGGCCGGCAGGCGGAgtcctcctcctgcagaggaGTCCGACGCCTCCACCAGGGGGCAGCGTCACCACGACAGCGccgcagaggaggagcaggagatgAAGAGCGACAcggctgaggaggaggaggtggagcagatggaggaggaggaagcgaAGGGCGAGGAGAGCCTGGCGGAGCCGAAGTCCGTCTCCTCCCCTGAAGACGACGTGGAGGCCAGCCGGTCGTCCCAGGATGTGGGCTTCTGGGACAGCGACgaggtggaggaggtggagaaggaggaggagagaaggaggaggaggaggaggagaaggaggaggagcaggaggtgCTGA